In Rhodospirillum rubrum ATCC 11170, a genomic segment contains:
- the gcvPB gene encoding aminomethyl-transferring glycine dehydrogenase subunit GcvPB — MTATFTGNRGLQLEEPLIFELDTPGSTAVDLTPPAPFTDRLGGLTRQGPIGLPGLSEPQVVRHYTRLSQKNYSIDAGFYPLGSCTMKYNPRLNERMARLPGFADIHPFQPVSTVQGALALMDHLARWLKELTGMPAVALSPAAGAHGELCGMMAIRAALQARGDERKVVLVPESAHGTNPATAAACGFKVETIPADARGRVDSAVLTARLGPDVAAVMLTNPNTCGLFEGDIITLSKAVHAAGAFFYMDGANFNAIVGRVRVGDLGADAMHINLHKTFSTPHGGGGPGAGPTVLSEALAPFAPLPYVVHDTEGFRLIETDLDAQADGTAPFGRLKGFHGQFGVFVRALCYMMSMGKDGLRQASGDAVLNANYLLASLKDTLSASFEGPCMHEALFDDRFLKDTGVSTLDFAKALIDEGYHPMTMYFPLVVHGALLIEPTETESRQTLDLFIATLKDLARRARENGAEAFKAAPQLTPRRRLDETLAARKPVLRWTPPALKDAAE; from the coding sequence ATGACCGCGACCTTCACCGGCAACCGCGGGCTTCAGCTTGAAGAGCCCCTGATTTTCGAACTCGACACCCCCGGCTCGACGGCGGTCGATCTGACGCCGCCCGCCCCCTTCACCGACCGCCTGGGCGGTTTGACGCGCCAGGGGCCGATCGGCCTGCCCGGACTGTCCGAGCCCCAGGTGGTGCGCCACTACACCCGCCTGTCGCAAAAGAACTACAGCATCGATGCCGGCTTCTATCCGCTGGGCTCGTGCACCATGAAGTATAACCCGCGGCTGAACGAGCGCATGGCCCGGCTGCCCGGCTTCGCCGATATCCACCCCTTCCAGCCGGTCTCCACCGTTCAGGGCGCCCTGGCCTTGATGGACCATTTGGCGCGCTGGTTGAAGGAATTGACTGGCATGCCCGCCGTCGCCCTGTCGCCGGCGGCCGGGGCGCATGGCGAGTTGTGCGGGATGATGGCGATCCGCGCCGCCCTGCAGGCGCGCGGCGATGAGCGCAAGGTGGTGCTGGTTCCCGAAAGCGCCCATGGCACCAATCCGGCGACGGCGGCGGCCTGCGGCTTCAAGGTCGAGACCATCCCCGCCGACGCCCGGGGCCGGGTCGACAGCGCCGTGCTGACCGCCCGCCTGGGGCCCGATGTGGCGGCGGTGATGCTGACCAACCCCAATACCTGCGGCCTGTTCGAAGGCGACATCATCACCCTGTCCAAGGCCGTTCACGCGGCGGGTGCCTTTTTCTATATGGATGGCGCCAATTTCAATGCCATCGTCGGCCGGGTGCGGGTTGGCGATCTGGGCGCCGACGCCATGCATATCAATCTGCACAAGACCTTCTCGACGCCGCACGGCGGCGGCGGCCCCGGCGCCGGCCCCACGGTGCTGTCAGAAGCCCTCGCTCCCTTCGCGCCGCTGCCCTATGTGGTTCATGACACGGAGGGCTTCCGCCTGATCGAGACCGATCTTGACGCCCAGGCCGACGGCACCGCGCCCTTTGGCCGGCTCAAGGGCTTCCATGGCCAGTTCGGCGTGTTCGTGCGCGCGCTCTGCTACATGATGAGCATGGGCAAGGACGGCTTGCGTCAGGCCAGCGGCGATGCGGTGCTCAATGCCAATTACCTGCTAGCCAGCCTCAAGGACACACTGTCGGCGTCGTTCGAGGGGCCCTGCATGCACGAGGCGCTGTTTGACGATCGCTTCCTCAAGGATACCGGGGTCAGCACCCTTGATTTCGCCAAGGCGCTGATCGACGAGGGCTATCACCCGATGACCATGTATTTCCCGCTGGTCGTCCATGGGGCGCTGTTGATCGAGCCGACGGAAACCGAAAGCCGCCAGACCCTTGATCTGTTCATCGCGACGCTGAAGGATCTGGCCCGGCGCGCCCGCGAAAACGGCGCCGAAGCCTTCAAGGCGGCGCCGCAGCTGACGCCGCGCCGTCGCCTTGATGAAACCCTGGCCGCCCGCAAGCCGGTGCTGCGCTGGACGCCGCCGGCCCTCAAGGACGCCGCCGAATAA
- the gcvPA gene encoding aminomethyl-transferring glycine dehydrogenase subunit GcvPA has product MRYLPHSEADRAAMLATIGAASVEDLFRDVPREALDQAAFDALPDHGGEMEVERALSALAARNLTAGSVPCFLGAGSYRHHVPAAVDALIQRGEFLTSYTPYQAEVSQGTLQYLFEFQTQVALITGMEVANASMYDGATACAEAAAMAVRITRRRKVLMAGGLHPHYTATTQTLLACLGHEGEGLPPDPLALGDLIGRVGSDTACVIVQNPDFFGRLRDLSPLAEACHAAGALLVVAVCEPVSLGLVAPPGAMGADIVVAEGHALGSPTGFGGPGVGLFATREKYLRQMPGRLAGETLDESGKRGYVLTLSTREQHIRREKATSNICTNSGLIALAFTIHMTLLGEAGFTRLAWINHANAVALAEKLARVKGVKVLPETFFNEFTLRLPKPAAEVVEALAARSILAGVPVSRFLPTYPELANLLLVNATELTTPEDADALVAALKEVL; this is encoded by the coding sequence ATGCGTTACCTCCCCCATTCCGAGGCCGACCGCGCCGCCATGCTCGCCACCATCGGCGCGGCTTCGGTCGAAGATCTGTTTCGTGACGTCCCGCGCGAGGCCCTGGATCAGGCCGCCTTCGACGCCTTGCCCGATCACGGCGGCGAGATGGAGGTCGAGCGCGCGCTTTCGGCCCTGGCGGCGCGCAATCTGACCGCCGGATCGGTGCCCTGCTTCCTGGGCGCGGGATCCTATCGCCACCATGTGCCCGCCGCCGTCGACGCCCTGATCCAGCGCGGCGAATTCCTGACCTCCTATACCCCCTATCAGGCCGAGGTCAGCCAGGGCACGCTTCAGTATCTGTTCGAGTTCCAGACCCAGGTGGCGCTGATCACCGGCATGGAGGTGGCCAACGCCTCGATGTACGATGGCGCCACCGCCTGCGCCGAGGCGGCGGCCATGGCCGTGCGCATCACCCGCCGGCGCAAGGTGCTGATGGCCGGCGGGCTGCATCCCCATTACACCGCGACCACCCAGACCCTGCTGGCCTGCCTGGGCCATGAGGGCGAGGGGCTGCCCCCCGATCCGCTGGCCCTGGGCGATCTGATCGGGCGCGTCGGCTCCGACACCGCCTGCGTTATCGTTCAGAACCCGGATTTCTTTGGCCGTTTGCGCGATCTGTCGCCGCTGGCCGAGGCCTGCCACGCCGCCGGCGCCCTGCTGGTGGTGGCGGTATGCGAGCCGGTGTCGCTGGGTCTGGTCGCCCCGCCGGGCGCCATGGGCGCCGATATCGTGGTGGCCGAGGGTCATGCCCTGGGCTCGCCGACCGGTTTTGGCGGTCCCGGCGTCGGGCTGTTCGCCACCCGCGAGAAATACCTGCGCCAGATGCCCGGCCGGCTGGCCGGCGAGACGCTCGATGAAAGCGGCAAGCGCGGTTATGTGCTGACGCTGTCAACCCGCGAGCAGCATATCCGCCGCGAGAAGGCGACCTCGAACATCTGCACCAATTCGGGGCTGATCGCCCTGGCCTTCACCATCCATATGACCTTGCTGGGCGAGGCGGGCTTTACCCGGCTGGCGTGGATCAACCACGCCAATGCCGTCGCCTTGGCCGAGAAGCTGGCGCGGGTGAAGGGGGTGAAGGTTCTGCCCGAGACCTTCTTCAACGAGTTCACCCTGCGCCTGCCCAAGCCCGCCGCCGAAGTCGTCGAGGCTTTGGCCGCACGGTCGATCCTGGCGGGCGTGCCGGTCTCGCGCTTCCTGCCGACCTATCCCGAGCTGGCCAATCTGCTGCTGGTCAACGCCACGGAATTGACCACGCCCGAGGATGCCGACGCCCTGGTGGCCGCCCTGAAAGAGGTGCTTTAA
- the gcvH gene encoding glycine cleavage system protein GcvH: MSKLYFTEDHEWVSVDDDGIGTIGITDYAQKQLGDVVFVELPEIGREIERGGDAAVVESVKAASEVYSPVSGEVVEANDSLPEAPGQVNTDALGDGWFFKVRLSEPAELDELMDQEAYDAFVGELD, from the coding sequence ATGAGCAAACTCTATTTCACCGAAGATCACGAATGGGTCAGCGTCGATGACGATGGCATCGGCACCATCGGCATCACCGATTACGCCCAGAAGCAGCTTGGCGACGTGGTTTTCGTCGAACTGCCCGAAATCGGCCGCGAGATCGAGCGCGGCGGCGACGCCGCCGTCGTCGAATCGGTCAAGGCGGCCAGCGAGGTCTATTCGCCGGTCAGCGGCGAGGTGGTCGAAGCCAATGACAGCCTGCCCGAGGCGCCGGGACAGGTGAACACCGACGCCCTGGGCGACGGCTGGTTCTTCAAGGTGCGGCTGAGCGAGCCGGCCGAGCTTGACGAGCTGATGGATCAAGAAGCCTACGACGCCTTCGTCGGCGAGCTCGATTAA